One window of Atribacter laminatus genomic DNA carries:
- a CDS encoding M24 family metallopeptidase — protein sequence MKNRKISDQDFQHRVKRLQEEMKKENVDLWVGYSSESEASISLYLAGFQPFFDFAGVMVPREGEAVLLTGGPESYEMAKEFSRIKKILIHGLFVETSAPEWVPDTEILDFSAIIPQVIGRIHPKKIAISQWNTFPYLIFQDLVKNLPNAEVVSGDEMLLRVRQIKSKEEIEVIAEAYRITEESVKRALEVAQIGVSERFLENEGRKVMLDLGAEGTSYPIWVCSGKNTSRSLCRSTDKLIQANELVQITFGARYQGYCGNMCRVFSIGEPDPKVKKMMLVALQSMEDALEIMRPGVLSTDVFKKYHNHLAKYGWEKFTLYGPAHGTGVSEVEGLWLSENSPFVIQPNMVFNIDIWLADGEVGMRYEDGIVVTEKGIREFNPYRREIIIL from the coding sequence ATGAAAAACCGAAAAATTAGCGATCAAGACTTTCAACATCGAGTAAAACGGTTACAAGAAGAAATGAAAAAAGAAAATGTTGACTTATGGGTGGGTTATTCAAGTGAAAGTGAAGCCTCGATATCTTTGTATTTAGCAGGATTTCAGCCTTTTTTTGATTTTGCTGGTGTTATGGTACCCAGAGAAGGTGAAGCAGTTTTACTCACCGGTGGACCGGAATCGTATGAGATGGCTAAAGAATTTTCCCGGATTAAAAAAATTCTTATTCATGGTTTGTTTGTTGAAACTTCAGCACCTGAATGGGTTCCTGATACTGAAATTTTAGATTTTTCGGCTATAATTCCCCAGGTTATAGGAAGGATTCATCCAAAAAAAATAGCCATTAGTCAATGGAATACTTTTCCATACCTTATATTTCAAGATTTGGTAAAAAATCTTCCTAATGCTGAGGTCGTGTCTGGTGATGAAATGCTGCTTCGAGTTCGTCAAATTAAGTCGAAAGAAGAAATTGAGGTTATTGCTGAAGCCTATCGTATTACTGAGGAGTCAGTAAAACGTGCTTTAGAAGTTGCACAAATAGGCGTGAGTGAACGTTTTTTAGAAAATGAAGGTCGGAAAGTAATGCTTGATTTGGGGGCGGAAGGAACATCTTATCCTATATGGGTTTGTTCGGGAAAAAACACTTCTCGAAGTTTATGTAGGTCAACCGATAAACTTATTCAGGCAAACGAATTAGTGCAAATTACTTTTGGTGCTCGATATCAGGGATATTGTGGAAACATGTGTCGGGTTTTTTCCATTGGAGAGCCCGACCCAAAAGTAAAAAAAATGATGTTGGTTGCCCTCCAATCGATGGAAGATGCTCTGGAAATAATGCGGCCAGGTGTTCTTTCTACTGATGTTTTTAAAAAATATCATAATCATCTAGCAAAATATGGATGGGAAAAATTTACTCTTTATGGACCTGCGCATGGGACGGGAGTTTCCGAAGTCGAAGGTCTTTGGCTATCTGAAAATAGCCCCTTTGTTATTCAACCGAACATGGTGTTTAATATTGATATATGGCTTGCTGATGGTGAGGTAGGAATGAGGTATGAAGATGGAATCGTAGTTACAGAAAAAGGGATTCGAGAATTTAACCCATATCGCCGAGAAATCATTATTTTATGA
- a CDS encoding efflux RND transporter periplasmic adaptor subunit, whose amino-acid sequence MSKKGRKIIILLFILGVVFVAIWFLFLKNNVPSSQKENAVTYKTIPVEKGTISNSISVVGTVESLTRAEVKSEIGEKVTQIFVKSGDLVTKNKPLFQLDTRELEISRQKIESQLLSAQAELDKLLQQPSEVDLQQAEANYQEALIALENAQRTLERHRELFISGGLSQEQLEQSEDQVILKKQAVNVSKAKLDDLKEQPKKEDVEIRRAHITEIKASLESIKNQLETSLVKSPIAGTVIDMNVKVGDIIQTGSTTTTNITATIDDMSTMKVVVPINEIDVPRIKEGMKARVILDALPDNPFDGEVDSISFLGKITENVVTYDATVLIPNPDRIIRPEMTADVEITTQYKENATIIPLDALIEKEGKGFVLIANQEGEPIEREVKLGIRNDSQVEIIEGIEAGEQIALPLLANRRTPPVSMGGPFGGGGR is encoded by the coding sequence TTGTCAAAAAAGGGAAGAAAAATAATTATTTTATTATTTATTTTAGGAGTCGTCTTTGTAGCAATTTGGTTTTTGTTTCTAAAAAATAATGTTCCTTCAAGTCAAAAAGAAAACGCCGTTACTTATAAAACCATTCCAGTAGAAAAAGGTACGATCAGCAATTCAATTTCTGTGGTTGGAACGGTTGAATCCCTTACTCGTGCAGAAGTAAAGTCAGAAATTGGTGAAAAAGTTACTCAAATTTTTGTCAAATCAGGTGATTTAGTCACTAAAAACAAACCTCTTTTCCAACTAGATACTCGCGAACTGGAAATTAGTCGTCAAAAAATAGAATCTCAACTGTTATCCGCTCAAGCAGAACTCGATAAGCTTCTTCAACAACCAAGTGAGGTTGACCTTCAACAAGCCGAAGCCAATTATCAGGAGGCTTTGATAGCATTAGAAAATGCCCAACGAACTCTTGAGCGGCATCGGGAATTATTTATATCTGGTGGGTTATCACAAGAACAATTAGAACAAAGCGAGGATCAGGTCATCCTAAAGAAACAAGCAGTTAATGTTTCTAAAGCAAAATTAGATGATCTTAAAGAACAACCCAAAAAAGAAGACGTCGAAATCAGGCGTGCCCATATTACTGAGATCAAAGCGAGCTTAGAATCAATAAAAAACCAGTTAGAAACATCCCTAGTAAAATCACCAATTGCTGGAACTGTGATTGACATGAATGTCAAAGTAGGAGATATTATTCAAACTGGAAGTACAACAACTACTAATATAACTGCAACTATTGATGATATGAGCACTATGAAAGTAGTCGTCCCGATCAATGAAATTGATGTTCCCCGTATTAAAGAAGGCATGAAGGCCAGAGTTATTCTTGATGCTCTTCCTGACAATCCCTTTGATGGAGAAGTTGATTCTATCTCTTTTCTGGGAAAAATAACAGAAAATGTAGTTACTTACGACGCTACTGTTCTTATCCCAAATCCCGATCGCATTATTCGTCCAGAAATGACTGCTGATGTAGAAATAACCACTCAATATAAAGAGAATGCCACCATTATTCCTCTCGATGCTCTTATTGAAAAAGAGGGAAAGGGTTTTGTACTTATTGCTAACCAGGAAGGTGAACCAATTGAAAGGGAAGTAAAGCTTGGAATTCGTAATGATAGCCAAGTTGAAATCATTGAGGGCATTGAGGCAGGAGAGCAGATTGCTCTTCCTTTATTGGCAAACCGACGCACTCCCCCCGTTTCTATGGGTGGTCCTTTTGGTGGCGGAGGAAGGTAG
- a CDS encoding sugar phosphate isomerase/epimerase family protein — MFQVLAVSTNTYHNFSLDDALKGISQAGFQYLELACVRGWTEHFSLQGFSEADIRKLKEKCDLYNLKISSLSGHSDLSQPEGFENLKKAVDLAVMLGVKVVNTGSVEKESDLAVFYQYIPDLGKYALNKGIKVGLEIHGDVLKNGQAAKKIMETINHPAIGINYDTGNCIFYGDSLPEEDIIHCLPWILHIHLKDKIGGYKVWNFPTLGEGKVDFKKIISILREKKIDVPLSVEIEYSGSFDHPVTYVDECVKKSYDYLQKIIV, encoded by the coding sequence ATGTTTCAGGTTTTAGCCGTTTCAACCAATACTTACCATAATTTTTCCCTTGACGATGCTTTAAAAGGCATAAGCCAGGCTGGTTTTCAATATTTAGAGTTGGCATGTGTTCGGGGCTGGACTGAGCATTTTTCATTACAAGGTTTTTCCGAGGCAGATATAAGAAAATTAAAAGAAAAATGTGACCTATACAACTTAAAGATAAGTAGCCTGAGCGGTCATTCCGATTTATCTCAGCCCGAAGGCTTTGAGAATCTAAAAAAGGCAGTTGATTTAGCAGTAATGCTTGGTGTTAAGGTTGTCAATACTGGATCGGTTGAAAAAGAAAGCGACTTAGCGGTATTTTATCAATATATTCCAGATTTAGGTAAGTACGCACTTAATAAAGGAATTAAGGTAGGGCTTGAGATCCATGGTGATGTTCTAAAAAATGGACAAGCAGCAAAGAAAATCATGGAAACTATTAATCATCCAGCTATTGGAATTAATTATGATACTGGGAACTGTATTTTTTATGGTGATAGTTTACCCGAGGAAGATATCATTCATTGTCTTCCCTGGATTCTTCATATCCATCTAAAGGATAAAATAGGTGGTTATAAAGTATGGAACTTTCCAACCTTAGGTGAGGGGAAGGTTGATTTTAAAAAGATTATTAGTATCTTGAGAGAGAAAAAGATTGATGTACCATTAAGTGTTGAAATTGAATACAGTGGTTCATTTGACCATCCAGTTACTTATGTTGATGAATGCGTGAAAAAATCCTATGATTATCTTCAAAAAATAATCGTTTAG
- a CDS encoding phosphotriesterase family protein has product MTVCGEKKIEELGVILPHEQIFIDISNQFTEPITPFEKRLAYQKIAMSNLGYLRRDPYVVKDNLILSEYDIARDELMAFKECGGQTIIDVTPIGIDREPKQLQKLMDETGVNIIAGCGFYTHDTHPADIEKKSVEDITELIMNDLLIGMDQTQVRSGVIGEIGTSRQIHLNEKKVLQAVGKAQSQSRVPIFIHIYPWSENGIEVLNILESEGANLSQVVICHSDVDMNPNYMITIMKRGAFIEFDNFGKEFWIPVEKRNFAGGNFATDRDRVQVIRRLVDLGYQNRLLITNDICLKAMLHAYGGWGYDHILSNIVPMLIDVGVEEKIVWDIVKKNPQQLFIG; this is encoded by the coding sequence ATGACAGTTTGTGGTGAGAAAAAAATTGAAGAATTAGGTGTCATCCTACCGCATGAACAAATATTTATCGATATTAGTAATCAATTTACCGAACCCATAACCCCATTTGAGAAAAGGTTAGCTTATCAGAAGATTGCTATGAGTAACTTGGGATATCTTCGTCGAGATCCCTATGTGGTAAAAGATAATTTAATTCTCTCTGAATACGATATTGCTCGCGATGAATTAATGGCCTTTAAAGAATGTGGAGGCCAAACTATTATTGATGTCACTCCAATTGGGATTGATCGTGAGCCAAAACAATTGCAAAAACTTATGGATGAAACAGGGGTAAATATTATAGCGGGATGTGGTTTTTACACTCATGATACTCACCCGGCTGATATTGAGAAGAAATCGGTTGAAGATATAACTGAATTAATCATGAATGACTTGTTGATTGGAATGGATCAGACTCAAGTTCGTTCTGGCGTCATTGGCGAAATTGGAACCAGTCGGCAGATCCATCTGAATGAAAAAAAGGTTCTTCAAGCAGTGGGGAAAGCTCAATCCCAAAGCAGGGTTCCAATTTTTATACATATCTATCCTTGGTCGGAAAATGGAATAGAAGTATTGAATATTTTAGAAAGTGAAGGTGCAAATCTTTCCCAGGTGGTTATCTGCCACTCAGATGTAGATATGAATCCCAATTATATGATTACAATAATGAAAAGAGGTGCATTTATCGAGTTTGATAATTTTGGGAAAGAATTTTGGATTCCTGTTGAAAAAAGGAATTTTGCTGGAGGAAATTTTGCTACCGATCGAGACCGAGTCCAGGTTATCCGTAGGTTGGTCGATCTTGGTTATCAAAATCGGCTTCTTATAACCAATGATATCTGTTTGAAAGCAATGCTTCACGCTTATGGAGGATGGGGTTATGATCATATTCTTTCCAATATTGTTCCAATGCTCATAGATGTTGGAGTTGAAGAAAAAATAGTTTGGGACATAGTAAAAAAGAATCCACAGCAACTTTTTATAGGATAA
- a CDS encoding PIG-L family deacetylase, whose product MRKGDFIFYNLRSGQKGNDINIIFPGWKPEDERVAVFSPHDDDGILGPGSLIQGIPLFGGDVHIIIFCNGSGGYSVIEQKYIITALRSRETARAYNILGIKEEKIHRLEYDDYSVFPFIGFKLPGGEEGTFKKIMPLLRQLKITRVLVPNGYREHLDHTATYMVGSFDTPQIGDPVMADWGQTEPIRSILQYAVWSDFSPEDAMVEGVDVKIRANRALKAPIEAEKNILKAMEEYQTQAKIISGLLKAREERIISNNQVAEVFLSFEPRPRCEYKKYIHQIEKIDNSGGQSQ is encoded by the coding sequence ATGCGTAAGGGAGACTTCATTTTCTATAATCTTCGGTCGGGTCAAAAGGGTAATGATATCAATATTATTTTCCCCGGTTGGAAACCGGAAGATGAAAGGGTTGCAGTGTTTTCGCCCCATGATGACGATGGGATTCTTGGGCCAGGATCGCTTATTCAGGGCATTCCCCTCTTTGGAGGTGACGTCCATATTATTATATTTTGTAATGGTTCTGGTGGGTATAGTGTTATAGAACAGAAATATATTATCACTGCCCTTCGCTCCCGAGAAACAGCTCGAGCTTATAACATTTTGGGGATTAAGGAAGAGAAAATCCACCGCCTTGAATACGATGATTATAGCGTTTTCCCCTTTATTGGTTTTAAGCTTCCCGGAGGCGAGGAGGGTACATTTAAGAAAATTATGCCTCTACTTCGTCAGTTAAAGATCACCCGGGTTTTAGTCCCCAATGGATATAGAGAACATCTTGATCATACAGCTACTTATATGGTTGGATCTTTTGACACTCCTCAAATTGGTGATCCAGTAATGGCAGACTGGGGCCAAACTGAACCCATTCGCTCGATTCTACAATATGCGGTATGGAGTGATTTTTCTCCTGAAGATGCAATGGTTGAGGGCGTAGACGTCAAAATCCGAGCTAATCGGGCATTGAAGGCTCCTATAGAAGCGGAAAAGAATATCCTTAAAGCCATGGAAGAATATCAAACCCAAGCAAAAATTATATCTGGACTATTAAAAGCTCGAGAAGAAAGAATAATTTCAAATAATCAGGTGGCCGAAGTCTTTCTTTCTTTTGAACCACGTCCTCGGTGTGAGTATAAAAAATACATTCATCAAATAGAAAAGATAGATAATTCTGGGGGTCAATCTCAATGA
- a CDS encoding ABC transporter permease, whose amino-acid sequence MNAYESLRTSISSLVSNKLRSFLTMLGIIIGVSAVVSMISLGTGVRTSIVDQIGSLGSNLLTVVGGTTRQRPGAPIMMRGMSNILKIEHFRDIQATSIPGVQSIIAESTLRKTVVYGRNNTSVSIVGTTANYPTVRNFSPSLGRFFSNYDYINLNNYAVIGDTVAIDLFGDINKAIGNRIRIGRVSFEVIGVMEKKSMGPQDLGNQIFVPLTTLQKRLTGSRYIQSITIQSDSSEDMDTISQSVEKFFLRKLGDIDRFTIMNQQDILDTINQVTGTITLFLGAITGISLLVGGIGIMNIMLVSVTERTREIGLRKAIGARPSDILFQFMVESSVLSCLGGVLGIIFGAIGARLIGNFTQWVTKVSLGSIVISFGVSLAVGLFFGILPARRASKLDPITALRYE is encoded by the coding sequence ATGAATGCTTATGAAAGTTTGAGAACGTCAATCTCCAGTCTGGTATCCAATAAACTTCGTTCCTTTCTTACCATGCTCGGTATTATTATCGGTGTATCCGCTGTTGTTTCTATGATTTCACTGGGCACTGGGGTTAGAACCTCTATAGTAGATCAGATTGGAAGTTTAGGTTCAAATCTCTTAACTGTGGTTGGAGGAACTACACGGCAACGGCCAGGCGCACCAATCATGATGAGAGGAATGTCGAATATTTTAAAAATTGAACATTTTAGAGATATTCAAGCCACCTCTATTCCAGGTGTTCAATCCATTATCGCTGAATCTACTCTACGAAAGACAGTTGTCTATGGAAGAAATAATACATCGGTATCAATCGTTGGAACAACTGCCAATTATCCAACAGTTCGTAATTTCAGCCCTTCTTTGGGTCGCTTTTTTAGCAATTATGACTATATTAATTTAAATAATTATGCGGTAATTGGTGACACTGTTGCAATCGACCTTTTTGGAGATATTAATAAAGCAATTGGCAATAGAATCAGGATCGGTCGAGTGAGTTTTGAAGTAATTGGTGTTATGGAAAAGAAATCAATGGGCCCTCAAGATTTAGGAAATCAAATCTTTGTTCCTCTCACAACCCTTCAAAAAAGATTAACTGGCTCAAGATATATACAAAGCATCACCATACAATCCGACTCTTCCGAGGATATGGATACTATTTCTCAATCAGTGGAAAAGTTTTTTCTTCGAAAATTAGGTGATATTGATCGATTTACCATTATGAATCAGCAAGATATTCTTGATACTATTAATCAGGTCACTGGAACCATAACCCTTTTTCTAGGAGCCATAACTGGCATCTCCTTGCTCGTAGGAGGTATCGGTATCATGAATATTATGTTGGTTTCGGTTACAGAAAGAACCCGAGAAATTGGCCTTCGAAAAGCAATCGGTGCTCGTCCAAGTGATATTCTTTTTCAATTCATGGTTGAATCATCAGTGCTGAGTTGTTTGGGAGGAGTTCTTGGGATTATTTTTGGAGCAATCGGCGCTCGTTTAATAGGGAATTTTACCCAATGGGTTACTAAAGTCAGCTTGGGCTCTATCGTTATATCTTTTGGGGTCTCGCTGGCTGTCGGTTTATTCTTTGGTATACTCCCCGCCCGACGAGCCAGTAAGCTCGATCCAATCACGGCTTTAAGGTATGAATAA
- the tpx gene encoding thiol peroxidase, with the protein MERAQVVTLKGKPITLIGPELTVGDFAPDFQVVAQASLVDEEMKIMSLNDFAGKIKVISVTPSLDTPVCDLQIHNFNEEASTFPDDVAVINISMDLPFAIHRFCATSGIDKVIALSDYRFASFGTNWGVLIKELRLLTRALFIVDKENVIQYIEIVPDTTQAPDYERALNALKQLIHNE; encoded by the coding sequence ATTGAAAGAGCTCAAGTAGTGACACTAAAAGGAAAACCAATTACTTTAATAGGACCCGAACTTACGGTTGGTGATTTCGCTCCAGATTTTCAAGTCGTTGCTCAGGCTTCTTTAGTCGATGAAGAAATGAAAATTATGAGTTTAAATGATTTCGCTGGAAAAATTAAGGTTATTTCAGTCACACCCTCTCTGGATACTCCTGTTTGTGATCTTCAAATTCATAATTTTAATGAGGAAGCTTCCACCTTCCCAGACGATGTGGCCGTAATCAACATCAGCATGGATCTTCCCTTTGCTATTCATCGGTTTTGCGCTACCTCAGGAATTGATAAAGTGATAGCTCTTTCTGATTATCGTTTTGCATCCTTTGGGACCAATTGGGGAGTATTAATTAAAGAGTTGCGCTTATTAACTCGAGCCCTTTTTATTGTTGATAAGGAAAATGTCATTCAATACATAGAAATCGTTCCTGATACCACTCAAGCACCTGATTATGAGCGCGCCTTAAATGCTTTAAAGCAATTAATCCATAATGAATAA
- a CDS encoding LacI family DNA-binding transcriptional regulator → MKKSNPPTIREIARLVGVSVNTVSRALNNKPDVSPETKKNIIKTAQLLNYTPNAIARALVQRSTRTIGMVMSDISDPFFGEMVKDAEVFFRSRGYNLILCNTQENFDQEKHSIETLINKRVDGILLTPVGRNGENLQEILKNRVPIVLLGRHFDEPIAPSVTSNDERGGYLATQHLLELGHHKILFINVFHHISSAHDRFLGYQKALREFGIDYDESLLIHASFDLDDVYQKTKKFFYQSGKVTAVIVFCDILAISVMKAVIDVGLTIPRDISIVGFDNINISSLLPIPLTTIDPNKKKMVETASELLLEAIRLDNIKAGNLSIEPTLTIRSSTILSV, encoded by the coding sequence GTGAAAAAGAGTAACCCTCCAACAATTCGGGAAATAGCGCGGTTAGTTGGTGTTTCGGTAAATACCGTTTCACGAGCATTGAACAATAAACCCGATGTGAGTCCCGAAACCAAAAAAAACATTATCAAAACCGCTCAGTTACTGAACTATACTCCTAATGCAATTGCTCGTGCTTTGGTTCAAAGATCAACACGTACTATTGGAATGGTAATGAGCGACATTTCTGATCCTTTTTTTGGAGAAATGGTGAAAGATGCTGAAGTTTTTTTCCGTTCTCGTGGATATAATCTTATTCTTTGTAATACTCAGGAAAATTTTGACCAAGAAAAGCATTCTATCGAAACTTTAATCAACAAAAGAGTAGATGGGATACTTTTAACACCAGTTGGAAGAAATGGAGAAAATCTTCAGGAAATTTTAAAAAACCGAGTTCCAATAGTTTTATTAGGGAGACATTTTGATGAGCCAATAGCACCGAGCGTTACCTCAAACGATGAACGGGGAGGATATTTAGCAACCCAACATCTCCTTGAACTAGGGCATCATAAAATTCTTTTTATTAATGTTTTTCATCACATTTCCAGTGCCCATGATCGCTTTTTAGGTTACCAAAAAGCCTTAAGAGAATTTGGTATAGATTACGATGAATCTTTACTGATTCATGCCAGCTTTGATCTAGATGATGTTTATCAAAAAACAAAAAAGTTTTTTTACCAATCGGGAAAAGTAACAGCTGTCATTGTATTCTGCGATATTTTAGCCATAAGCGTAATGAAGGCAGTAATAGATGTGGGTTTAACGATTCCACGCGATATTTCAATAGTGGGATTCGATAATATTAACATAAGCTCTTTGCTTCCCATTCCACTAACCACTATTGACCCAAATAAGAAGAAAATGGTTGAAACTGCTTCAGAACTGTTATTAGAAGCCATTCGATTAGATAACATTAAAGCGGGTAATTTATCTATTGAGCCAACATTAACTATTCGATCGTCTACCATACTATCGGTTTGA
- a CDS encoding fasciclin domain-containing protein: MNGLTSMILSRKTFLLVSVVLLIAFMSGVASSADIVTVTSDKNIVDTAQGAGIFTTLLAAAQAAGLADILANTQNITVFAPNDAAFAALPAGFVDGLLKPENQDLLVQILSYHVVPFRVNARDLVNTLTLRTLFDNYPLYLRVGGEGTVNIMNGAPGSCEVKGIVADKNMIEATNGNIYVIDTVLTPWKACSVDLLN, from the coding sequence ATGAACGGATTAACCTCGATGATTCTGAGTAGAAAAACGTTTCTTCTCGTAAGTGTAGTTCTTTTGATCGCTTTCATGAGTGGAGTGGCATCCAGTGCTGATATCGTCACCGTCACCAGTGATAAGAATATCGTTGATACTGCCCAAGGGGCGGGTATCTTTACCACTCTCTTAGCAGCTGCCCAAGCAGCAGGTCTGGCCGATATCTTAGCCAATACCCAAAACATCACGGTGTTTGCTCCCAATGATGCTGCCTTTGCTGCCTTACCGGCTGGTTTTGTCGATGGACTCCTGAAACCGGAAAATCAAGACCTCTTGGTTCAGATTCTTTCCTACCATGTGGTTCCTTTCCGAGTCAATGCCCGAGACTTAGTGAACACCTTAACCTTGCGGACTCTGTTTGATAACTATCCTCTGTATCTCCGAGTGGGAGGAGAAGGAACCGTGAACATCATGAACGGTGCTCCGGGGTCGTGTGAAGTCAAGGGAATCGTCGCCGACAAGAACATGATTGAAGCCACCAATGGAAACATCTATGTGATTGATACTGTTCTTACTCCCTGGAAGGCGTGTTCGGTTGATTTGTTGAATTGA